The Halomicronema hongdechloris C2206 genome includes a window with the following:
- the psaB gene encoding photosystem I core protein PsaB has protein sequence MATKFPKFSQDLASDPTTRRIWYGIATAHDFESHDGMTEENLYQKIFASHFGHLAIIFLWTSGNLFHVAWQGNFQQWVKDPLNISPIAHAIWDPQFGQSAVEAFSQAGANYPVDIAYSGVYHWWYTIGMRTAGDLYGGALFLMIMAAVFLFAGWLHLQPRFRPSLAWFKNAESRMNHHLAGLFGVSSLAWAGHLIHVAIPESRGQHVGWDNFLFTPPHPAGLTPFFTGNWGVYAQNPDTASHVFGSSTGAGSAILTFLGGFHPQTESLWLTDMAHHHLAIAVLFIVAGHMYRTNFGIGHNMKEIMNAHNPPQGTPFGGMIGEGHKGMYDTYNNSLHFQLGWHLACLGVITSLVAQHMYSLPPYAFLAKSYTTQAALYTHHQYIAGFIMVGAFAHGAIFLIRDYDPASNSNNVLDRVLQHKEAIISHLSWVSLFLGFHTLGLYVHNDVMVAFGTPEKQILVEPVFAQWIQAAHGKLLYGFDTLLSNPGSIASTAWPNYGNVWLSGWLDAINSGDNSLFLTIGPGDFLVHHAIALGLHTTTLILVKGALDARGSKLMPDKKDFGYSFPCDGPGRGGTCDISAWDAFYLAVFWMLNTIGWVTFYWHWKHLAIWQGNVAQFNESSTYLMGWLRDYLWLNSSQLINGYNPYGMNNLAVWAWMFLLGHLVWATGFMFLISWRGYWQELIETLVWAHERTPLANLVRWKDKPVALSIVQARLVGLAHFSVGYIITYAAFLIASTSSRFG, from the coding sequence ATGGCGACTAAATTTCCAAAATTTAGCCAGGATCTAGCGTCTGATCCGACAACACGTCGGATCTGGTACGGGATTGCCACAGCCCACGACTTTGAAAGCCACGATGGCATGACGGAGGAGAATCTTTATCAAAAGATCTTTGCCTCCCACTTTGGCCACTTGGCAATCATTTTCCTGTGGACCTCTGGCAACCTGTTCCACGTCGCCTGGCAAGGTAACTTCCAGCAGTGGGTAAAAGACCCACTGAACATTAGCCCCATCGCCCATGCGATTTGGGATCCCCAATTTGGACAGTCTGCTGTTGAGGCCTTTAGCCAAGCAGGGGCTAACTATCCAGTGGATATCGCTTATTCAGGGGTATATCACTGGTGGTACACCATCGGTATGCGCACGGCTGGCGATTTGTACGGCGGGGCGCTATTCCTGATGATTATGGCGGCAGTCTTTCTGTTCGCTGGTTGGTTGCACTTGCAACCGCGATTTCGTCCTAGTTTGGCTTGGTTTAAGAATGCCGAATCCCGGATGAACCACCATCTGGCTGGTTTGTTTGGGGTGAGTTCTTTGGCTTGGGCCGGGCATTTGATCCACGTGGCGATTCCCGAGTCTCGGGGACAACACGTGGGCTGGGATAACTTCTTGTTCACTCCACCTCACCCGGCTGGGCTCACGCCCTTCTTCACCGGGAACTGGGGGGTGTATGCCCAGAATCCAGATACGGCTAGCCATGTATTTGGCTCTAGCACCGGGGCTGGCTCGGCCATTTTGACCTTCCTAGGGGGCTTCCATCCCCAGACGGAGTCGCTCTGGCTGACGGATATGGCCCACCACCATCTGGCCATCGCCGTGTTGTTCATCGTTGCCGGCCACATGTACCGAACTAACTTCGGCATTGGCCACAACATGAAGGAGATCATGAATGCCCACAATCCGCCCCAAGGCACTCCCTTTGGCGGCATGATTGGCGAAGGCCACAAGGGCATGTATGACACCTACAACAACTCCTTGCACTTCCAGCTGGGCTGGCACTTAGCCTGCCTCGGGGTGATCACCTCTCTAGTGGCGCAGCATATGTATTCGCTGCCCCCCTATGCCTTTCTGGCTAAGAGCTACACTACCCAGGCCGCTCTGTATACCCACCACCAGTACATCGCTGGCTTCATCATGGTGGGGGCCTTTGCCCACGGGGCTATCTTCTTGATCCGCGACTACGATCCAGCTTCCAATAGCAATAATGTGCTGGATCGGGTGTTGCAGCATAAGGAAGCGATCATCTCCCACCTGAGCTGGGTGTCGCTGTTCCTGGGCTTCCACACCCTGGGGCTGTATGTGCACAACGACGTCATGGTGGCCTTCGGTACCCCTGAGAAGCAAATTCTGGTGGAGCCAGTGTTTGCCCAGTGGATTCAGGCGGCCCATGGGAAGCTGCTCTATGGCTTTGACACCCTGCTGTCGAATCCTGGTAGCATCGCCAGCACCGCTTGGCCCAACTATGGCAATGTCTGGCTGTCAGGCTGGCTAGATGCCATCAACAGCGGTGATAATTCCCTGTTCCTGACCATCGGTCCGGGGGACTTCTTGGTGCACCATGCGATCGCATTGGGGCTGCACACCACCACCCTAATTTTGGTGAAGGGCGCCCTAGATGCTCGCGGCTCCAAGCTAATGCCGGACAAGAAAGACTTCGGCTACAGCTTCCCCTGTGACGGTCCGGGTCGGGGCGGCACCTGCGATATCTCGGCGTGGGATGCCTTCTACCTGGCGGTGTTCTGGATGTTGAACACCATTGGCTGGGTCACCTTCTACTGGCACTGGAAACACCTGGCTATCTGGCAGGGCAACGTGGCCCAGTTCAATGAATCATCCACCTATCTGATGGGTTGGTTGCGGGATTACCTGTGGCTGAATTCCTCCCAGCTGATCAACGGCTACAACCCCTACGGCATGAATAACCTAGCGGTTTGGGCCTGGATGTTCTTGCTGGGGCACTTGGTCTGGGCCACCGGATTCATGTTCTTGATCTCCTGGCGAGGCTACTGGCAGGAGCTGATCGAGACCCTGGTGTGGGCCCATGAGCGCACGCCCCTGGCCAACCTAGTGCGCTGGAAGGATAAGCCCGTGGCCCTCTCCATCGTGCAGGCCCGCTTGGTGGGATTAGCTCACTTCTCGGTGGGCTATATCATCACCTATGCCGCCTTCCTAATTGCGTCAACCTCCAGTCGATTCGGCTGA
- a CDS encoding photosystem I reaction center protein subunit XI, giving the protein MTNQVVKPYLDEPELGHLSTPISDSAFVRSFIGNLPAYRKGMAPITRGLEIGLAHGYFLVGPEIIVGALRDYAPAPYLGGLVTAIAIVLLGTTGMGAHGLVSLKPVAESSPKTDALMTSEGWSEMTAGFFLGGMSGAFMAYFLLSHFSEIDAIFRGFVN; this is encoded by the coding sequence ATGACGAATCAAGTGGTTAAACCCTATCTAGACGAGCCTGAATTGGGGCATCTATCCACCCCAATCAGTGACTCCGCCTTTGTTCGCAGCTTCATTGGTAACCTGCCAGCTTATCGCAAAGGCATGGCACCCATTACCCGAGGGCTAGAGATTGGGCTGGCCCATGGCTACTTCTTAGTCGGCCCAGAAATCATTGTCGGGGCCCTGCGGGACTACGCCCCCGCTCCCTACTTGGGCGGGTTGGTCACCGCCATTGCCATCGTGCTGCTAGGCACGACTGGTATGGGAGCCCATGGCTTAGTGTCATTAAAGCCAGTGGCAGAGAGCAGCCCCAAGACTGATGCCCTCATGACCTCAGAGGGTTGGAGTGAGATGACGGCAGGCTTCTTCCTCGGGGGCATGAGCGGTGCCTTCATGGCCTATTTCCTGCTGTCCCACTTTAGTGAGATCGATGCCATTTTCCGAGGATTTGTCAATTAA
- a CDS encoding photosystem I reaction center subunit VIII — MDGTYAASWLPWLLIPVVTWLMPAVVMGLLFFYIESDA, encoded by the coding sequence ATGGACGGAACCTATGCAGCGTCTTGGCTACCCTGGCTATTGATTCCGGTAGTCACATGGTTGATGCCGGCGGTGGTCATGGGGCTGCTGTTCTTCTACATCGAGAGTGATGCCTAG
- the ffh gene encoding signal recognition particle protein, with protein MFDALSERLESAWKSLRGQDKISESNVQSALREVRRALLEADVNLEVVKTFVAQVREQALGAQVIAGVTPDQQFIKIVNDELVRVMGETNAPLAQAGTPPTIVLMAGLQGTGKTTATAKLALHLRKQNRTTMLVATDVYRPAAVDQLVTLGRQIDVPVFELGTEANPVDIARQGVAQAKTDGIDTVIVDTAGRLQIDPKMMAELADIKQAIQPHEVLLVVDAMTGQEAANLTRTFHDEIGITGAVLTKLDGDSRGGAALSVRQISGQPIKFVGVGEKVEALQPFYPDRMASRILGMGDVLTLVEKAQEEIDIADAEKMQKKIMEAEFDFDDFLKQMRLMKRMGSLGGIMKMIPGMGKLSSEQLEQGETQLKRVEAMINSMTRQERKNPKLLSGSPSRRRRIAKGSGYGDKDVGKLVSDFQKMRSLMQQMGSGGGMPGMGGGMPGMGGGMPGMGGGGLPGMGGPPPGFRGYSGGKKKKKAKKKKGFGQL; from the coding sequence ATGTTCGACGCCCTTTCAGAACGCCTAGAGTCTGCCTGGAAATCCCTGCGGGGCCAGGACAAGATTTCTGAATCTAATGTACAAAGTGCCCTGCGAGAAGTACGGCGAGCGCTCCTGGAAGCCGACGTCAACCTAGAGGTGGTGAAGACCTTCGTAGCGCAGGTGCGAGAGCAAGCCCTGGGAGCCCAGGTAATCGCCGGGGTCACGCCCGATCAGCAATTCATCAAGATCGTCAACGACGAGCTGGTGCGGGTGATGGGGGAGACCAATGCTCCCTTGGCCCAGGCCGGCACGCCTCCCACCATTGTCCTCATGGCCGGTCTGCAGGGAACCGGTAAAACCACTGCCACTGCTAAGTTAGCCCTACATCTGCGCAAGCAAAACCGGACGACCATGCTGGTAGCCACCGACGTCTACCGTCCCGCTGCTGTGGATCAGCTGGTCACTCTGGGCAGGCAAATCGATGTCCCTGTCTTCGAGTTGGGCACCGAGGCTAACCCCGTGGACATTGCCCGCCAAGGGGTAGCGCAGGCCAAGACGGACGGCATCGATACGGTGATTGTCGATACCGCCGGCCGCCTGCAGATCGATCCCAAGATGATGGCGGAGCTGGCCGACATCAAGCAGGCGATTCAGCCCCACGAAGTGCTGCTGGTGGTCGATGCCATGACCGGTCAGGAAGCCGCCAACCTGACCCGCACCTTCCACGACGAAATCGGCATTACCGGGGCCGTTTTGACTAAGTTGGATGGAGATTCCCGCGGCGGGGCGGCCCTCTCGGTACGGCAGATCTCGGGGCAGCCGATCAAATTTGTCGGGGTCGGCGAAAAAGTCGAAGCCCTGCAGCCCTTCTATCCTGACCGCATGGCCTCGCGCATCCTGGGCATGGGGGATGTCCTCACCTTGGTGGAAAAGGCCCAAGAGGAGATCGATATCGCCGATGCCGAGAAGATGCAGAAGAAGATCATGGAAGCCGAATTCGACTTCGATGATTTTCTGAAGCAGATGCGGCTGATGAAGCGCATGGGCTCCTTGGGCGGCATCATGAAGATGATTCCCGGTATGGGCAAGCTCTCTAGCGAACAGCTAGAACAGGGCGAAACCCAGCTGAAGCGGGTGGAGGCCATGATTAACTCCATGACCCGTCAGGAGCGGAAGAATCCCAAGTTACTCTCTGGATCTCCCAGTCGCCGCCGTCGCATTGCCAAGGGATCTGGGTATGGCGATAAGGATGTGGGCAAACTGGTCAGCGATTTTCAAAAGATGCGATCGCTTATGCAACAGATGGGTTCTGGCGGCGGCATGCCGGGCATGGGCGGTGGCATGCCGGGTATGGGTGGCGGCATGCCGGGTATGGGTGGCGGTGGATTACCCGGTATGGGCGGCCCACCCCCAGGCTTTCGGGGCTACAGTGGCGGCAAGAAGAAGAAAAAAGCCAAAAAGAAGAAGGGCTTTGGCCAGCTATAG
- a CDS encoding Uma2 family endonuclease, giving the protein MSVPTTESLQAQPEQASSNAIRFPPGDLYSDEPPVETELHLRQILLLIQSLERLWSDRQDFYAFGNLTIYYSPHQRKSEDFRGPDFFVVLDTERKPRKSWVVWEEDGKYPNVIVELLSESTAKTDRGLKKQIYQDIFRTLDYFWFDPYSLEFEGFHLVDGTYQPIIPTEQGWRWSQQLGLYLGSHQGQLRFFTPEGDLVPTPEEHNEKLAAKLRELGVDPEDIQ; this is encoded by the coding sequence ATGTCTGTGCCTACTACCGAATCCCTTCAGGCCCAACCAGAGCAGGCATCATCGAACGCGATACGCTTTCCGCCTGGAGACCTCTACAGCGATGAACCCCCCGTGGAAACTGAACTGCATCTGCGCCAGATTTTGCTGTTGATCCAAAGTTTGGAACGGCTCTGGAGCGATCGCCAAGACTTCTATGCCTTCGGTAATCTCACCATTTACTACAGTCCACACCAGCGGAAGTCAGAAGATTTCCGAGGCCCGGACTTCTTCGTGGTACTGGACACCGAGCGCAAACCGCGCAAAAGCTGGGTGGTGTGGGAAGAAGATGGTAAATACCCGAACGTGATTGTGGAGTTGCTGTCGGAGTCGACGGCTAAGACGGACCGCGGCCTGAAAAAGCAGATTTACCAAGACATCTTTCGTACCCTCGATTATTTCTGGTTCGATCCTTACAGCTTGGAGTTTGAAGGCTTTCACCTGGTGGATGGTACCTATCAGCCCATTATCCCTACTGAACAGGGTTGGCGTTGGAGTCAGCAGCTGGGACTCTACCTGGGCAGTCATCAAGGGCAGCTGCGATTCTTCACACCCGAGGGAGACTTGGTGCCTACCCCGGAGGAGCACAACGAAAAACTCGCGGCTAAGTTGCGAGAGTTGGGAGTTGACCCAGAGGATATTCAATAG
- a CDS encoding CHAT domain-containing protein: MSPSSGVLRSGIGDSADNSGSPGGRVTLNNVGAVYDNLGQYEQALGYYQDALVIRQEIGDRAGEGVTLNNIGAVYDNLGQYEQALGYFQDALAISQEIGDRAGEGVTLNNIGAVYHNLGQYEQALGYYQDALAIRQEIGDRQGVGQTLNNIGGVYDNLGQYEQALGYYQDALAIRQEIGDRKGRAISLNNLGYVLENLEEPELAIVFLKQSVNQWEAMRGDIVGLSVEDQQAFTDSIAGSYRKLADMLLQQDRILEAQRVLDLLKVQELDEYLRGVRSTESTEAGVPLRPTEQDLIELYQASQARLIELGQERAELAQIPPSERTPEQQQRLIELRQLESAVRQEFARFLESEVVRALVSNLQRTTGGEALALSQLTDLRDNLRNLEQNAVVLYPLVLEDRLELVLVTANQEPIRRTVSVSRTDLNQAIADLRSALETPFSEAITPAQQLYDWLIRPLENDLAQAEATTLIYAPDGQLRYIPLAALHDGNQWLVERFQVNNITAASVSDLDNPPTADTPSVLAAAFTEGAYEVEISDARTLSFTGLDFAGPEVDTLAQLIPQTVKRLNQAFNLSILYDMDDYSIIHLATHAAFNPGPPEDSFILFGDGSRATLTDVKQQWSFPNVELIVLSACETAVGDAPLGNGEEILGFGYLMQQAGADAAIASLWQVSDGGTQALMDAFYLALQNGYSKAEALQRAQQALIADDLSLVGGERGTIEVVSTVTGQPIGDSLAHPYYWAPFILIGNGL; the protein is encoded by the coding sequence ATATCCCCAAGCTCTGGAGTATTACGAAGCGGCATTGGAGATTCAGCAGACAATTCAGGATCGCCGGGGGGAAGGGTCACCCTCAACAACGTTGGGGCGGTGTATGACAACCTGGGCCAATATGAGCAGGCCCTGGGCTACTACCAGGACGCCCTGGTCATCCGCCAGGAGATTGGCGATCGCGCCGGGGAAGGGGTCACCCTCAACAACATTGGGGCGGTGTATGACAACCTGGGGCAATATGAGCAGGCCCTGGGCTACTTCCAGGACGCCCTAGCCATCAGCCAGGAGATTGGCGATCGCGCCGGGGAAGGGGTCACCCTCAACAACATTGGGGCGGTGTACCACAATCTGGGCCAATATGAGCAGGCCCTGGGCTATTACCAGGACGCCCTCGCCATTCGCCAGGAGATTGGCGATCGCCAAGGCGTTGGCCAAACCCTCAACAACATTGGGGGAGTGTATGACAACCTGGGCCAATATGAGCAGGCCCTGGGCTATTACCAGGACGCCCTGGCCATCCGTCAGGAGATTGGCGATCGCAAGGGCAGAGCCATCAGCCTCAACAACCTCGGCTATGTGCTGGAAAATCTAGAAGAGCCAGAGTTAGCCATCGTGTTTCTGAAGCAATCGGTGAACCAGTGGGAAGCGATGCGGGGGGACATTGTGGGGTTATCCGTTGAGGACCAACAAGCCTTTACCGACAGCATTGCCGGCAGCTATCGCAAACTGGCGGATATGCTGCTGCAACAAGACCGCATCCTGGAGGCGCAGCGGGTGCTGGATTTGCTGAAGGTGCAGGAGCTGGATGAGTATTTGCGGGGGGTGCGCAGCACTGAGAGCACTGAAGCGGGAGTGCCGCTGCGGCCAACTGAGCAAGATTTAATTGAGCTGTATCAGGCCAGTCAGGCACGGCTGATAGAACTGGGGCAGGAGCGGGCTGAGTTGGCTCAGATTCCCCCGAGTGAGCGCACGCCAGAGCAGCAGCAGCGCCTGATCGAGCTGCGACAGCTAGAGTCCGCCGTGCGGCAAGAGTTTGCTCGCTTTCTAGAGAGCGAGGTGGTGCGAGCACTCGTCAGCAATTTGCAACGAACCACAGGGGGCGAAGCGCTAGCGCTTAGCCAGCTGACGGACCTGCGCGACAATTTACGGAATCTAGAGCAAAACGCGGTGGTGCTCTATCCGCTGGTGCTAGAAGACCGCCTGGAACTGGTGCTGGTCACGGCCAATCAAGAACCGATTCGGCGCACGGTTTCCGTATCGCGCACCGACCTGAATCAGGCGATCGCCGACCTGCGCTCAGCCCTGGAAACTCCCTTCTCGGAGGCGATAACCCCGGCCCAGCAGCTCTACGACTGGCTGATTCGCCCCCTAGAAAACGATCTCGCTCAAGCTGAGGCCACAACTCTGATTTATGCGCCGGACGGGCAACTGCGCTACATCCCCCTAGCCGCTCTCCATGACGGCAACCAGTGGCTGGTCGAACGCTTTCAGGTCAACAACATTACGGCGGCCAGCGTCAGCGACTTAGACAATCCCCCCACCGCTGACACCCCCAGTGTGCTAGCCGCCGCCTTTACTGAGGGAGCCTATGAGGTTGAAATCAGCGATGCTCGCACCCTCTCCTTCACTGGACTAGACTTTGCCGGGCCTGAGGTGGACACCCTGGCTCAGTTGATTCCGCAAACGGTGAAGCGCCTGAATCAGGCCTTTAATCTCAGCATCTTGTACGACATGGATGACTACAGCATCATTCACCTCGCGACCCATGCAGCGTTCAATCCAGGGCCGCCAGAGGACTCGTTTATTTTGTTTGGCGATGGTAGCAGAGCTACGTTGACCGACGTCAAACAGCAGTGGAGCTTTCCCAATGTGGAGTTGATTGTGCTGAGCGCCTGTGAAACGGCAGTGGGTGATGCGCCCTTGGGGAACGGGGAAGAGATTCTGGGCTTTGGTTACCTGATGCAGCAAGCTGGGGCCGATGCCGCCATCGCCTCGCTGTGGCAGGTGAGTGACGGCGGCACCCAGGCGCTGATGGATGCCTTTTATCTGGCCTTGCAAAATGGCTACTCCAAGGCAGAGGCGCTACAGCGGGCGCAACAGGCCCTGATTGCCGATGACCTGAGTCTGGTCGGCGGCGAGCGTGGCACCATCGAGGTCGTCAGCACCGTCACCGGCCAGCCCATCGGCGACAGCCTGGCCCATCCTTACTACTGGGCCCCGTTTATCCTCATTGGCAATGGCTTGTAA
- a CDS encoding HEPN domain-containing protein — MTAGAIAQETKRWLAYAQQDMDVASELAAAGKGYTHAICYHAQQAAEKAIKAGLIFAQIDFPFVHDLTVLKNLLPKDWQTRQDPTNLNTLTSWATASRYPGIAPDPTEQDALQARQEAERIMGLIRADVSQRGLTLI, encoded by the coding sequence ATGACAGCCGGCGCGATCGCCCAGGAAACTAAACGATGGTTGGCCTACGCACAACAAGATATGGATGTCGCCAGCGAACTGGCAGCAGCTGGAAAAGGGTATACCCATGCCATCTGTTACCACGCGCAACAGGCCGCAGAGAAAGCCATCAAAGCCGGACTAATCTTTGCTCAGATTGACTTTCCCTTCGTGCATGACTTAACGGTCTTAAAAAATCTGCTGCCAAAGGATTGGCAGACTCGTCAAGATCCAACCAATCTAAACACTTTGACCAGTTGGGCAACGGCATCCAGATATCCGGGGATTGCTCCTGACCCTACTGAGCAGGATGCCTTACAAGCTCGGCAAGAGGCGGAAAGAATTATGGGTTTGATTCGGGCAGATGTCAGCCAACGAGGACTCACCTTGATTTAA
- a CDS encoding S8 family peptidase translates to MVCVSGRHQLGAGVSAPTRLAQTESAELFYRVDGEPIPLQLQADAIAVVFTEPPAARGHPPIPLYRRLQADLQGTRGDAVTVHPVGTDYAIVTLPRGSRSSRSTLIERVQRPYVDAILPVLSCCDRNEQILLPNEIIVSFEPDTTPAQRQVILAAQGLTAIRPLQFSDDRVLARLIELDHDTAVLTATERLHATTGVRSATPNFIQVRAPLEPPMQPPLSPSPAQFAARSRRPANLRTLAWYLDSTRLHPNLENRGVKAPAAWTLGSRGEGITVAVLDTFTQWDHPALQTNTYELPAPCPSAWPEKLAAGTLSTMTPIPASKPTSWPFCGPPFRARLLCPMQPCWRSMTPGSPGSDRTIQRQQMPRLPPIFADQIQAQVVNEFHGTQVAGVIAAHGQSDTAFTGVAPAARILPVRIGDISSGPMLAASVEAIAYAAERGADVINMSWGMLPATEIAAVITQALEDNPDLVIVASSGNFGDGEVSFPASLPAVVAVGASTLNGHRAPYSSFGPGLTLVAPGGVIQSHPTSGILTTGGTVTPGFWQGMPLPTQPWSWTQDPQGTYIWTQGTSFSSPIVAGIVALMQSADQDRSLSRDRIVELLTAAASHGPLTLTDEERDRYQTLATQTNTPATAPALTYFFGSGLVDAAEAVRLVQATD, encoded by the coding sequence GTGGTCTGCGTTAGCGGGCGGCATCAACTGGGGGCAGGGGTCAGCGCCCCGACTAGGCTGGCCCAAACCGAGTCTGCCGAGTTGTTTTACCGCGTCGACGGAGAGCCGATTCCCCTGCAGTTGCAAGCAGATGCGATCGCAGTGGTCTTCACTGAGCCACCGGCGGCTCGGGGTCATCCCCCCATCCCCCTCTACCGGCGACTCCAGGCCGACCTACAGGGCACTCGGGGCGACGCCGTCACCGTGCACCCCGTGGGCACCGACTACGCCATCGTCACCCTGCCCAGGGGCAGTCGCTCTAGTCGCAGCACCCTGATCGAACGGGTGCAACGGCCCTACGTCGATGCCATTTTGCCTGTCCTCAGTTGTTGCGATCGCAACGAGCAGATTCTGCTGCCCAACGAAATCATCGTCAGTTTTGAGCCAGATACTACTCCGGCCCAGCGGCAAGTGATCCTGGCCGCCCAGGGGCTCACCGCCATTCGACCGCTGCAATTCAGTGACGACCGGGTCCTGGCGCGGCTTATAGAACTGGATCACGACACCGCCGTATTGACTGCCACCGAGCGGCTGCATGCCACAACCGGGGTGCGATCGGCCACTCCCAATTTCATCCAGGTACGGGCACCCCTGGAGCCGCCGATGCAACCGCCCCTCTCGCCGTCACCGGCCCAGTTTGCCGCCCGATCCCGTCGTCCGGCTAATCTGAGGACCCTAGCCTGGTACCTAGATAGCACCAGGCTGCACCCCAACCTAGAGAACCGGGGGGTGAAGGCCCCGGCCGCTTGGACCCTGGGCAGCCGGGGCGAGGGCATTACGGTGGCGGTGCTGGACACCTTCACCCAATGGGATCATCCGGCATTGCAAACCAATACCTATGAGCTGCCCGCCCCATGTCCGTCGGCTTGGCCCGAGAAACTCGCGGCTGGGACTTTGTCGACGATGACCCCGATACCCGCATCGAAGCCGACGAGCTGGCCATTTTGCGGCCCCCCTTTCAGAGCACGTTTACTTTGTCCGATGCAGCCCTGCTGGCGCAGCATGACCCCTGGGTCGCCCGGCTCAGACAGGACCATCCAACGGCAACAGATGCCCAGATTGCCGCCCATATTCGCCGACCAGATCCAGGCGCAGGTGGTCAATGAGTTTCATGGCACCCAGGTGGCCGGGGTGATTGCCGCCCATGGCCAGAGCGATACCGCCTTCACCGGCGTGGCCCCGGCGGCCAGGATCTTGCCCGTCCGGATTGGGGATATTTCCAGTGGCCCCATGCTGGCGGCCAGCGTTGAGGCGATTGCCTACGCGGCTGAGCGCGGAGCCGATGTGATCAATATGAGCTGGGGCATGCTGCCCGCCACCGAGATCGCGGCTGTGATCACCCAGGCGCTGGAAGACAATCCCGACCTGGTGATAGTGGCGTCGAGTGGCAATTTTGGCGACGGGGAGGTCTCGTTTCCGGCCAGCCTACCGGCGGTGGTGGCCGTGGGGGCCTCGACCCTAAATGGCCATCGGGCTCCCTATAGTAGCTTTGGGCCAGGGCTGACGCTGGTAGCCCCCGGCGGGGTGATTCAGTCGCACCCAACCAGTGGCATCTTAACCACGGGGGGAACGGTGACCCCGGGATTTTGGCAGGGGATGCCGCTACCGACGCAGCCCTGGAGTTGGACCCAAGATCCCCAGGGAACCTACATTTGGACCCAGGGCACCTCCTTTTCCTCCCCCATCGTCGCGGGCATTGTGGCGTTGATGCAGAGTGCCGATCAGGATCGGAGCTTAAGTCGCGATCGCATCGTTGAGTTACTCACCGCAGCCGCCAGCCATGGGCCACTGACCCTGACGGATGAGGAGCGAGACCGCTATCAAACCCTGGCGACCCAGACCAACACCCCAGCCACGGCACCAGCGCTGACCTACTTTTTCGGCAGCGGGTTGGTGGATGCCGCCGAGGCGGTGCGCCTGGTGCAGGCAACGGACTAA